The Gemmata palustris genome includes a region encoding these proteins:
- a CDS encoding WD40 repeat domain-containing protein, which yields MDAQALANKMALISIPAKLIASLKGHTAEIISLAFSPDRCLLASTSSDATARIWDIASSKPSERSVLRQSGDRLHALAFAPNSRTIAVGSGALNGFIWLYDVSDSKPQEAGTLRGARGAIDALSFSADGKHVAGAGEDRTLRIWESARGTNGEARALLLGHTQPVRAVAFSPDGSGAATAARDATVRLWTLGRIRSTERAVLSHGGEVNALAYAPDGKTLATASQDGAIRLWDLTAIKPSVRAELRGHTGAVRALLIAPGADTIVSVGDDLRVRNWSFGSGTQFREWEVSGRPATRVAFTPDGRYMAKGTADGTVELFRVAEKR from the coding sequence GTGGACGCACAAGCCTTAGCCAACAAAATGGCGCTAATCTCCATCCCCGCCAAGCTGATCGCGAGCCTGAAGGGGCACACGGCCGAAATCATTTCCCTCGCGTTCTCGCCCGACCGGTGTTTGCTCGCCTCCACGAGCAGCGACGCGACGGCCCGCATCTGGGACATTGCGAGCAGTAAACCCAGCGAACGATCCGTCTTACGGCAATCCGGCGACCGACTCCATGCGCTCGCGTTCGCGCCGAACAGTCGCACGATCGCGGTCGGGTCCGGGGCACTGAACGGCTTCATTTGGCTCTACGACGTGTCCGACTCGAAGCCCCAAGAGGCCGGCACCCTCCGCGGCGCGCGCGGGGCGATTGACGCACTGAGTTTCTCGGCCGACGGTAAGCACGTTGCCGGGGCCGGCGAAGACCGGACCCTGCGCATTTGGGAATCCGCACGCGGCACCAACGGCGAGGCCCGAGCGCTCCTGTTGGGGCACACGCAGCCCGTTCGGGCGGTCGCGTTCAGCCCGGACGGGTCGGGGGCGGCGACCGCGGCACGCGACGCGACCGTCCGGCTGTGGACCCTGGGCCGAATCCGCTCCACGGAACGCGCCGTGTTGTCTCACGGGGGCGAAGTGAACGCCCTGGCGTACGCGCCCGATGGCAAAACACTGGCGACCGCGAGCCAGGACGGGGCGATTCGGCTCTGGGATCTGACCGCGATCAAGCCGAGCGTTCGGGCCGAACTGAGGGGGCACACGGGAGCCGTTCGCGCGCTGTTGATCGCGCCCGGTGCGGACACCATCGTCAGCGTCGGCGACGACCTCCGCGTGCGCAACTGGAGCTTCGGATCGGGCACACAGTTCCGCGAGTGGGAAGTGTCCGGGCGCCCCGCGACGCGCGTCGCCTTCACCCCGGACGGCCGGTACATGGCGAAGGGCACGGCCGACGGTACGGTGGAGCTGTTTCGCGTGGCCGAAAAGCGATAA